The DNA region TAGGTTCAAATTACGCCCGGAGCGGCCGCTCATGCCCGCTGGCACCACCGCCTCGCCGACCGTCTCCGCCTACGTGCGCGCCAAGCGCGACCGGCGGCGCAAGGAGATCCTGCACGCCGCGCTCCGTGCGTTCCGGGAGAAGGGCTACCACGGCACCACGCTCGACGACATCGCCGAGCGGTTCGGCGTCCGCAAGACGGCGCTGTACCACTACTTCCCCGACAAGGAAGCCATCCTCTACGCCTGCCACCAGGAATCGCTGGCGGAGCTCGACCGCATCGTGGCGGGCAGCCGGGCGTACGACACCGCCATCGAACGCCTGGCCTACGTCATCCGCGAGCACGTGCGGGTCATGACGGAGACGCTCGAGGGCTCACCGCTCGCCTTCGAGGTCACCTCGCTCTCGGCCGAGCGGCAACGCGACGTGATCGCGGGCCGCGACCGCTACGAGCGGGCGCTGCGGCGGATCATCGCGCAGGGCGTCGCCGACCACGAGTTCCGGCAGCTCAACCCCAAGATCGCGGTGTTCGCGATCCTCGGCTCGATCAACTGGATCGCGCGCTGGTACCGGCCGGAAGGCGCGCTGCAGGCCGAGGAGCTGGGACGCGAATTCGCCGAGCACCTGGTGGGAGGGCTCACGTGCGGGTGAGCGCATGAAGGCCCTCCAGCTCACGGCCCCCGGCACGCTCGAGCTGCGCGCGGTGCCGCGGCCCGTCCCGCTGCGCGACCAGGTCCTGGTCGAGGTCGCCGGGTGCGGCGTGTGCCACACCGACATCGGGTTCTGGAAGGACGGGGTCGGCACCAAGCAGGCGCCGCCCATCACGCTCGGCCACGAGGTGAGCGGCACCGTGGTCGAGGCGGGCGACGAGTTCCAGCACCTGGTCGGCGCCGAGGTGATCGTGCCCGCGGTTATTCCGTGCGGGACGTGCGAGCTGTGCCGGAGCGAACGCGGCAACGTGTGCCGCGCGCAGGTCATGCCCGGCAACGACATCGACGGCGGCTTCGCCGAATTCCTGGCCGTCCCCGGCCGCGGCCTGTGCGTGGTCAAGGAGCGCGGCTCGCACGCCCTCGCGGACCTGAGCGTCGTGGCCGACGCGGTGACGACGCCCTACCAGGCGGTGACGCGCAGCGGCCTGGCGCCGGGCCAGCTGGCGGTCGTCGTGGGCACGGGCGGCGTCGGGGGCTACGCCGTCCAGATCGCCGCGGCCCTCGGCGCGCAGGTCGCGGCGATCGACGTGGACGACCAGCGCCTGGCGGCGGTGGCCGGGCACGGCGCCGGCCTCGCGGTCAACTCCGCGACGACCGATTTCAAGGAGCTCAGGAAGCGGGTGCGCGCGTTTGCCGCCGAGCGCGGCTGCGGCGAGACCGGCTGGAAGATCTTCGAGTGCTCCGGGCACCCCGGCGGCCAGGAGACGGCCTGGGGCCTGCTGACCCACGCCGCCACGCTGATGGTGGTCGGCTTCACGCTGGCCAAGGTCTCGCTGCGCCTCAGCAACGCGATGGCGTTCGAAGCGACCGTCCAGGGCACCTGGGGCTGCAGGCCGGAGCTGTATCCCGCCGCGCTCGAGCTGGTGACGAGCGGCCGCGTCGCGCTGCAGCCGTTCGTCGAGCACCATCCACTGGCGTCCGGCGTCGAGGTGCTCGCCGCCGTGGCCGAGCGAAAGATCGCCCGCCGCGCCATCCTCGTGCCCGACGCCGCCTGACCGACACCCTACACCCTGACACCCTACCCCCACTCGCCCTTCACGGGATGCCAGCCATGAAATCCCACACCCTCGTTGACGACTACGCCTACCGCCTGATCCGCTTCGACAAGAGGCCGGCCCGCGACGCGGCCGGCCGCGACGTGCCCGGGCTGTTCAACGCCTGGATCGTCATCGACAACCCGGCGCAGCTCAACAGCTACACCACGGACACGGCGAAGGAGGTCATCCTCGCCTTCCGGCAGGCGTCGATGGACCGGAGCGTGGTGGCGGTGGTGTTCACGGGCACGGGCGACAAGGCGTTCTGCACCGGCGGCAACACCAAGGAGTACGCCGAGTACTACGCCGGCAATCCGCAGGAATACAAGCAGTACATGCGCCTCTTCAACGACATGATCGACGCCATCCTGCGCTGCGACAAGCCCGTGATCAACCGCGTCAACGGGCTCCGGATCGCGGGCGGCCAGGAAATCGGGATGGCGTGCGACTTCACCATCGCGGCGGACACCGCGCGGTTCGGACAGGCTGGCCCCAAGCACGGCTCCGCGCCCGACGGCGGCTCGACCGACTTCCTGCCGTTGTACGTCGGCTTCACGCGGGCAGTGGAGAGCGGCGTGCTGTGCGAGACCTGGAGCGCGCACAAGGCGCTGTTCCTCGGCCTGGTGAACCAGGTGGTGCCGGTCCTCAAGCTCGACGGCCGCTGGATCCCGAATCCGCTGGTCGTGACCGATCGGATGGTGGACGAGTTCGGCGCCATCGTCTACGGCGACTTCCGCGCGGGCGCCGAGGCCGAGAGGGCGAAGGCGGTGGCGGCGAAGGCGACGACGGACCTGTCGCGGCTCGACGAGGCCGTCGAGGCGCTGTGCACCAAGCTGCTGTACCTCATGCCCGACTGCACCGCCAAGACGCTCACCAGCCTCAGAAAGCACAAGACCTGGCACTGGGACAACACCAGCGCCACCAACCGCGAGTGGCTGGCGCTCAACATGATGACCGAGGCGAAAGCCGGATTCCGCGCCTTCAACGACGGCCCCAAGGGAAAGCGCGAGGTGGACTTCATCCGCCTGCGCCAGCTGCTGGCCGAAGGCCATCCGTGGGACGACGAGCTGGTGCGCGCGATCTCGCCGCAGTACCAGGCGGCCGACTGATGGACCTCGGGCTGTCGGGCCAGGTCGCGATCGTCACCGGCGGCCGGAGCGGCATCGGCGCTGCCATCGCTCTCGGGCTGGCCCACGAGGGCTGCGACGTCGCGGTGGTGGACCGCGTGGTGGACGACCGCGCGCGCGAAGTGGCTCGCGGCATCGAGGCCGTGGGCCGGCGCGCCCAGCTGCTCGAGGCCGACGTACGGGACTTCGCTGCGGCGGAAGTCGTGGTCGGGAAGGTGACAAAGGAATTCGGACGTCTCGACATCGTGGTCGGCAATGCCGGCACGACCGCCGACGCCTTCGCCTGGAAGATGTCCGAGGATCAGTGGGACACGGTGCTCGACGTGAACCTCAAGGGCTGCTTCGCCTACGCGCGCGCCGCCGCCCCGGTGCTC from Gemmatimonadales bacterium includes:
- a CDS encoding TetR/AcrR family transcriptional regulator translates to MPAGTTASPTVSAYVRAKRDRRRKEILHAALRAFREKGYHGTTLDDIAERFGVRKTALYHYFPDKEAILYACHQESLAELDRIVAGSRAYDTAIERLAYVIREHVRVMTETLEGSPLAFEVTSLSAERQRDVIAGRDRYERALRRIIAQGVADHEFRQLNPKIAVFAILGSINWIARWYRPEGALQAEELGREFAEHLVGGLTCG
- the fabG gene encoding 3-oxoacyl-ACP reductase FabG, whose amino-acid sequence is MDLGLSGQVAIVTGGRSGIGAAIALGLAHEGCDVAVVDRVVDDRAREVARGIEAVGRRAQLLEADVRDFAAAEVVVGKVTKEFGRLDIVVGNAGTTADAFAWKMSEDQWDTVLDVNLKGCFAYARAAAPVLRERRRGRIVFIASINGLRGKAGQANYAASKAGVIALGKTLARELGRSNVTVNIVAPGMVRTGMTEALPGEVVQRAVDETVLGRIATPEDIADAVVFLCSERARHVTGAVLRV
- the oah gene encoding 6-oxocyclohex-1-ene-1-carbonyl-CoA hydratase; the encoded protein is MKSHTLVDDYAYRLIRFDKRPARDAAGRDVPGLFNAWIVIDNPAQLNSYTTDTAKEVILAFRQASMDRSVVAVVFTGTGDKAFCTGGNTKEYAEYYAGNPQEYKQYMRLFNDMIDAILRCDKPVINRVNGLRIAGGQEIGMACDFTIAADTARFGQAGPKHGSAPDGGSTDFLPLYVGFTRAVESGVLCETWSAHKALFLGLVNQVVPVLKLDGRWIPNPLVVTDRMVDEFGAIVYGDFRAGAEAERAKAVAAKATTDLSRLDEAVEALCTKLLYLMPDCTAKTLTSLRKHKTWHWDNTSATNREWLALNMMTEAKAGFRAFNDGPKGKREVDFIRLRQLLAEGHPWDDELVRAISPQYQAAD
- the had gene encoding 6-hydroxycyclohex-1-ene-1-carbonyl-CoA dehydrogenase, whose protein sequence is MKALQLTAPGTLELRAVPRPVPLRDQVLVEVAGCGVCHTDIGFWKDGVGTKQAPPITLGHEVSGTVVEAGDEFQHLVGAEVIVPAVIPCGTCELCRSERGNVCRAQVMPGNDIDGGFAEFLAVPGRGLCVVKERGSHALADLSVVADAVTTPYQAVTRSGLAPGQLAVVVGTGGVGGYAVQIAAALGAQVAAIDVDDQRLAAVAGHGAGLAVNSATTDFKELRKRVRAFAAERGCGETGWKIFECSGHPGGQETAWGLLTHAATLMVVGFTLAKVSLRLSNAMAFEATVQGTWGCRPELYPAALELVTSGRVALQPFVEHHPLASGVEVLAAVAERKIARRAILVPDAA